GGGTTGTTTGATGTGAATGGTGAATGCCATCAGATGAAGAATTCCATGCTGGCAATATTTGGGTTGGACGAGCTTGATGCAAtaagagaaaaagcaaataCTATTCCAATATGGACTAGTCTTACAGTCTCGAGTTGGAAAAAATATACGCTTGCCCTAAGTTCATATACAATATGCATTCATTCCCACCAACGCCGACTAAATTACATATAGAGAAGACTACGGCACCCATAATCGCATAAACCCAGCGACCTCCTGTCGACAAGTCACGCAGCTGCCAAAGTTGTTCATCGCAAGACTGACACGGCATTCTTCGCATACACAGAGACACCGGCATGGCCAAGCGATGATCGAGCGAGGACTCGTCTGGCAGACCACACACGGCGGACCATCTGGTCCAAGTCCCGAAGCACCAGTTTCCCAGCTCTGCCCGTTGGGTTCTGTATTAGGTGTGAATGACTCTGCTCGTCGCGACAGGATCAGGTTCTCCAACATTTCGGACTCTTCGTCTGGTGTTGGCTTTCTCTTATCGTTGGATGTCTGTACCGAGGCAAGCTGGGGTAAACGAGCAGACAACAAAATCCGTGCTTTTTCCCGTTCCAACTCTCTTTGGAATTGGCGGCGAGTCATGATTCGTCCGCCTCGATCGGCAGAAAGGTGAGCGGCCAGGATCCGCGCTTCTTCTCTGCTGGCCCGATCGCGAGGATCAAGAAGACGTGCAAGGGAACGAATATCCATTAGCGCATCTGGCTGTGGTGTCCCTTCTCTGGAGAAGCTGTCGGGGAACGGGTCAGCCTGAGTCGGCGTGCGACGACCGTCAGATTCGTTTTCCCATTCCGAATCGCTGGCGTTTGTCGACATCGACATCACACTAGTTGTATCATCAAGATCATCAGTCTCTGGCGGGTTGTAGTCAGGACTTTGGTCTTGATTCCCCCATGAGCCACCGGCCTTCCACCAGTCGTAGAGCCTCTCATCCAGTCGGCGCTCATCAGGCTGTCCCCAATCCGCTGCGTTGGTGCGCTCACGCTTCCGCATTTCGTTTTCGACGTCAAACTCACTGTCTTCAGGTAGCTCGAGCTCCCCATCATCCGTAAGGATCCAGAAGTCCAGCGGTTCGACGGATTTATCGTGCCCTGTTCGGGATCCCTTCTTCCGTGACCTGGCCTTCAACCACTGCGGTCGGGCATGGATTCCCAGTCTGTCCAACAGAGCGTTAATTCCGTAGGCCATCCACCGCACAAGTAGATGAAAGATCGCACGAAAGAACGAGAGCACATGATAAGCCCTAGTCGCCCCGCGAAACGCGCCAACGCCGCCCGGGTCAGCTGGCGATCGAACGGGTCGAGAACCGTTCTTTGGCGGTTCAACCTTTTTCTCGCGACCATACCCGCTTTCCCATTCCAGAGGCCTTTCTGGTAGGTCGAAGTTCACATTCTCCATGCCTTTGAACGCTGTGTCGTAGGAATTCCAGCTCTTCTGGGCAGAGGATCGACCTCGGGATGCCTCGATTTCTGCTAGTCGATCTTCCTCTAACCATGTCATCTTTCTAGCAACAACGCCGCCGCCTTCATTGAGGAAGACAGCTTCACTAGCCGCAGTCAAAGCTGTGTAGCCAATCCTGAGAAGGGTAGTGTAGAAATCTTCATGTCGGTTGAAGCGAATACTGCGAATCTGGCTCGCGCCTTGCATGTTTTCGTGCGCGAGTTGTAATCTCTCTCGTAAAGAGACTGGCTGAGGAGTATCGAGAGGAAGTGAGAACGCAGTAATGATGAGGGCTAGCCCGTAGATCACAACGCATGAAAGAATTCCAAACAAGATGAGCAGGTGTGGCACAAAACCAACTATGCAGACCGTAGGGAACTTCATAAAGCCAGCCTCGTGGCCCAATGGATTACCAAGCAGCCCGAGCACCATCGCAGCCATGAAGCACAAGCCCCAGAAGGCAGTATGAACCAGACGGTACCTGCTCTGTTTTCCGATGACATCAAGAAGGTTGGAAGTCAGGCTGTTACAGCACGAGATCAGAGCAATCAAAAGCAGTTCAGGCGACACATTCATCCGCTCCAAAACTTGTGCCCTGGTAAGTACATGGAGCGAAGCACGACCACCCTCAGccgcggcggcggaggcggaaaCTGATGTATCATCTCGTCCGTGCTTATGCAGACCAAATATTCCCAGACCAATAGACTGACTGATGATGGATTCAGCCTCCGCAAAGGCGAGCGAATGTTCGAAGATAGACATTCCCGCTTCCGTCACAACAGCCCTTCCCTGCAACGCGCAAGAGAGTGTCTCTACAAAGTGGCTAAGACACAATCGCAGAAACACTGGCcagagaagagcaaaagATCCATACGGAATTTCCGAAGCGTTGATCGGAGTACCCATATTGACCGCACTGCACGACCCTTGATCCGACTCCCACGGTAGAAGCTTCGAACTCAGAGAATATAAAAAGCCACCGCCTCCGGCATGGTCGAGCGCCATACCCTTTCCAGGCGAGCCATAACGTATAAGTGAATAATCGGGTGATGTCTGGCAACGTAATGCTCGAAGGAGGGAGACTATCTGAGATACGAAAAGTACGATGGGGATGATCCGCAACGCTAACCGTCGATCCCATTGTAAATGCAGATGTCGTCTCGTCGACGCATAGATAGTAATCCTGTTCAAAACAAGAGCCTAGATCAATTAGACCCCGCCTTCATTCTGAGATATGAGCTCTCCTGCACTCACCACCGTAAAACAAGCCAACGACCACCGACTCGTCAAGTACGAAAAGAACCCACTAAGCCTTCTCAACGTATGGAAGAAGTCCGCAATATAAAACCCCGATTCCTGCCCAGctgcagccgcagcagccgcagcacCGGCAGTACTTTCACCCACCACCGTTTCCGCCGCGGCCCGCGCCACTGTCTCACCCCCAGGAGCTCCCCCGGAAGCAGTAGTATCATCCATCAGTTGTGCGGCCATGCTTTGCAGTCCAACCAACTTCGCGACTTGACTTGGGAGAGTCGAGAAAGCGTATGTATCTGCCCGGTAGATGGCGCGAAAGGGGACGCTGAGGAGGTCGCGTGAGGAGGATAGGAGGGATCTCGTTGTCGTCACGTTGGAGGCGTTGTTGGCTAAGTTATGCGCGGCTGCCAGCGACGCAGTCGCAGCCGGAGGGATATTGGGCATTATTGCTGTGTCCTGTATGCCGGCCATTGTGAATTAATGATGGTGGCTGCAGTCCGATTACCCCGACCAGCTGGCGGGAATCCGTTGTGCTATGCGGAAGAGCTCCCACTGGACATACACGGCGGGAGAGTCATTCGCCTGTCCAGCGAGAAGAATCACATTAACAGAATGTAGCGAAAATAAACTAATCCACAAACAAATGGTAGAAAAGCATCATCCCGGGAGCCGTTTGATACGGAGTTGGAAGTTCCACTCAGGGTCTCCGAGGCCGATCCGAACGCTTACGAGTGCCAAGACATGTGACAGTACGGttgtttgtcttgtttgCAAGGGTCTGCAGATAGCTACTTTGGGTAATGATAGTGGTCATAGCAGTTTCGTTATTCATTCCTAGCAATTAGTCTAGTCACAGGCCTTCGTATCGTCCGTGGCATGAAATCCTATCACAGCTTGTACGTCTCGGTGCGGCTTCGGACACCATCAAAGATGCAAGTGTTGTCCAACGGCACGTACTGTCTCGTGATAACCTTGAGAGCCTCCTGTGCGACTAGACCACCTGCAAGAGCGGAAATGTTGTGCAGCTCGCCACCCTCTGTACGTCGGAGTTCCTTAGTGGCGTCCACTATACGTTGCTGCGTGTTTTCATCGACAGCGGCCGGATCGTCGCGCCGCAGAATACCGACAAAGCGGTCGATCTGGCTCCTCCACAACCCCTCGTCATCGATTGATCCAGCCGCTTGCTTCCCCTCTTGAATGTCAGTTACGATTGCATCCAGGATCTGGGAGGCGATGAATATCGGCATGAGAGTTTCCGGCAAGCCCTCGATTACACTTAAGTTGTTCCGGACTGTCTTGAACAGGTGTTGGTCTCCCTCGTCCAGCTGCGGGATATTCCGGCCCCGGACCACCTTGATGTGAGCTGCGTTCTTGCAAAAGACCTCGATGTCCTTTTCAGGCACGGGGCTTGGCCGCGATCCCAGTTGCGACTCGATGCGTCTGACGATTCCTGTGACTTCTTCCAcatccttcttggccttggtCTTGTAGATGTTCTGAAGTGCAACGTAGTCCGCCGACTGCGCCTTCATGTCCGGCAGCGATCCGGGTAGCGGAAGCACCTGGTACTTCTGGTAGAATTCATTAATAGCCGACGCGATGATCCAAAAGTCATTCGACTCCGGCTTCAGGTTCTTGCACTCCTCCATCTCAAAGATCTCACGGAGCGTACTGCGCAGACTGAATGGGTTCAACGATTTCAGCACGGCAGCGGCAGCTTCATCATAATTCTCCTC
The sequence above is a segment of the Aspergillus chevalieri M1 DNA, chromosome 6, nearly complete sequence genome. Coding sequences within it:
- a CDS encoding putative ubiquitin-protein ligase (Asi3) (COG:S;~EggNog:ENOG410PHZ2;~InterPro:IPR013083;~PFAM:PF13920;~TransMembrane:5 (o143-162i183-204o374-394i406-426o446-472i)) — protein: MAGIQDTAIMPNIPPAATASLAAAHNLANNASNVTTTRSLLSSSRDLLSVPFRAIYRADTYAFSTLPSQVAKLVGLQSMAAQLMDDTTASGGAPGGETVARAAAETVVGESTAGAAAAAAAAGQESGFYIADFFHTLRRLSGFFSYLTSRWSLACFTVALVLNRITIYASTRRHLHLQWDRRLALRIIPIVLFVSQIVSLLRALRCQTSPDYSLIRYGSPGKGMALDHAGGGGFLYSLSSKLLPWESDQGSCSAVNMGTPINASEIPYGSFALLWPVFLRLCLSHFVETLSCALQGRAVVTEAGMSIFEHSLAFAEAESIISQSIGLGIFGLHKHGRDDTSVSASAAAAEGGRASLHVLTRAQVLERMNVSPELLLIALISCCNSLTSNLLDVIGKQSRYRLVHTAFWGLCFMAAMVLGLLGNPLGHEAGFMKFPTVCIVGFVPHLLILFGILSCVVIYGLALIITAFSLPLDTPQPVSLRERLQLAHENMQGASQIRSIRFNRHEDFYTTLLRIGYTALTAASEAVFLNEGGGVVARKMTWLEEDRLAEIEASRGRSSAQKSWNSYDTAFKGMENVNFDLPERPLEWESGYGREKKVEPPKNGSRPVRSPADPGGVGAFRGATRAYHVLSFFRAIFHLLVRWMAYGINALLDRLGIHARPQWLKARSRKKGSRTGHDKSVEPLDFWILTDDGELELPEDSEFDVENEMRKRERTNAADWGQPDERRLDERLYDWWKAGGSWGNQDQSPDYNPPETDDLDDTTSVMSMSTNASDSEWENESDGRRTPTQADPFPDSFSREGTPQPDALMDIRSLARLLDPRDRASREEARILAAHLSADRGGRIMTRRQFQRELEREKARILLSARLPQLASVQTSNDKRKPTPDEESEMLENLILSRRAESFTPNTEPNGQSWETGASGLGPDGPPCVVCQTSPRSIIAWPCRCLCVCEECRVSLAMNNFGSCVTCRQEVAGFMRLWVP
- a CDS encoding NEDD8-activating enzyme E1 regulatory subunit (BUSCO:EOG09261IEV;~COG:O;~EggNog:ENOG410PH8H;~InterPro:IPR035985,IPR000594,IPR030667;~PFAM:PF00899;~go_function: GO:0008641 - ubiquitin-like modifier activating enzyme activity [Evidence IEA];~go_function: GO:0019781 - NEDD8 activating enzyme activity [Evidence IEA];~go_process: GO:0045116 - protein neddylation [Evidence IEA]), translated to MTDAFPRALAGPSSKERRYDRQLRLWAASGQQALEEAQVLLVNSDGPWDNEGTGVSGVVGVETLKNLVLPGIGGFTIVDPATVTESDLGVNFFLEEESLGKSRAEETCRLLRELNPDVEGNFQTKPIAELLQDANFLGLYKLVIISGPLKRSTLNALSKRARELGIPLLYTHSVGFYSTFSLQLPAEFPIVETHPDPETTQDLRLVNPWPELAEAGAQISNLDSMDDHQHGHVPYVLLLLHYIEKWKAAHNGSTPSNYKEKTEFREMVRASARMNNAEGGEENYDEAAAAVLKSLNPFSLRSTLREIFEMEECKNLKPESNDFWIIASAINEFYQKYQVLPLPGSLPDMKAQSADYVALQNIYKTKAKKDVEEVTGIVRRIESQLGSRPSPVPEKDIEVFCKNAAHIKVVRGRNIPQLDEGDQHLFKTVRNNLSVIEGLPETLMPIFIASQILDAIVTDIQEGKQAAGSIDDEGLWRSQIDRFVGILRRDDPAAVDENTQQRIVDATKELRRTEGGELHNISALAGGLVAQEALKVITRQYVPLDNTCIFDGVRSRTETYKL